In Ipomoea triloba cultivar NCNSP0323 chromosome 15, ASM357664v1, one genomic interval encodes:
- the LOC116006774 gene encoding uncharacterized protein LOC116006774, with the protein MPPTLKALYTSPDKSYNNFRSCVRTYNNTFAFTSLGIHNYEKDLCRRNKGIYTFKVQGQIYHFINDLLPDGCPPRNLQLYFYDTDHEVENRVCEVGHLDEKIVSDLIEVMSHNPYAKFFRSLKDLVHSDEFSISLQSCPSLDQRIYNAPTTSQVAAVWIEDFEGSGDNRNIRNYFKLRKPYSEKGKNGVQYLAGNITHTNFKCVQVETQRLDYFRKKQQLCRSENFQGLVDSVSTGAVFGNDVGRRVILPSSFIGGPRDMRGRYMDAMSLVQNFGKPDFFLTITCNPNWPEIKRLLEFNDEAQNRPDLVARIKGFKLDNRWIVPYNPQLLLKFDCYINVEVCATIKSVKYIYKYIYKGHDRVRMSLADNMSDYVIDEIKEYQNAQWISPPEAAWRIYGFAIAELKPAVIQLQVHLENSQYINFYGHERIIHIVSREEACRTMLTEFFSMNLANEYAKMMNLLYVEFPCHFVWCKSTKSWKPRKQLKVIGRLVTVNPTEGERYYLQMLLMNVRAPTSFESLKTVNGYFAETFREAAEKLGLLSGDSIIEQSLDEALLFQMPSSLRKLFAMLLIFCDLSNPRSLWIKYKSYMCQDFLRNGLHTIDESESLVLKLIANNLHKMGKNLYDYNLVDTFTELDIATTMTHEIMYERSLEVSESDLAGVQKLNACQRAAFDTIIENVFANKGGIYFVDGPAGTGKTFLYRCLLATVRSRGFLALATATSGIAASILPGGRTAHSRFKLPLDGDDKHICNIGKQIAEARLLKECKLILWDEASMANRKIIESLDTSLKDIMECNDLFGGKVIVFGGDFRQTLPITTIRRSV; encoded by the exons ATGCCACCGACTTTAAAGGCATTATACACCAGCCCTGATAAGAGCTACAATAATTTCCGTTCGTGCGTtaggacttacaacaacacgtTTGCTTTTACTTCGCTTGGTATTCATAACTATGAAAAAGATTTGTGTAGGAGAAATAAAGGCATTTATACTTTCAAAGTGCAAGGACAAATTTACCATTTTATAAATGACTTATTGCCTGATGGTTGTCCCCCCCGCAATCTACAACTCTATTTTTACGACACTGATCATGAAGTAGAGAATAGAGTTTGCGAAGTTGGTCATTTAGATGAGAAAATTGTCTCAGATCTTATCGAGGTCATGTCTCACAACCCATATGCTAAATTCTTTCGGAGTCTTAAGGATCTTGTGCATTCTGATGAGTTTAGCATTTCGCTGCAATCATGTCCTTCGCTTGACCAGAGGATTTATAATGCACCAACAACTTCTCAAGTTGCTGCAGTGTGGATTGAAGATTTTGAGGGCTCTGGAGATAATAGGAACATAAGG AATTACTTCAAGCTGAGGAAACCGTATTCCGAGAAGGGAAAAAACGGCGTTCAGTATCTTGCAGGGAATATTACGCATACAAATTTCAAATGCGTTCAG GTCGAAACACAACGTCTTGATTATTTTAGGAAGAAACAACAACTTTGTAGGTCAGAGAATTTTCAAGGGTTGGTTGACAGTGTCAGTACCGGTGCGGTATTTGGTAATGATGTTGGTCGCAGAGTTATCTTACCTTCGTCGTTCATTGGAGGACCTAGGGATATGCGTGGGCGATATATGGATGCGATGTCACTTGTCCAAAACTTTGGTAAACCAGATTTTTTCCTAACTATAACATGCAATCCAAATTGGCCAGAAATTAAACGTCTTTTGGAATTCAATGACGAGGCACAGAATAGGCCAGATTTGGTTGCAAGA ATTAAAGGGTTTAAGCTTGACAATCGATGGATCGTTCCGTATAATCCTCAATTATTGTTGAAATTTGATTGCTACATAAATGTTGAGGTTTGTGCAACCATTAAGTCTgtcaagtatatatacaaatatatttataaaggcCATGATAGAGTTCGCATGTCTTTGGCTGATAACATGAGCGATTATGTGATTGACGAGATTAAAGAATACCAGAATGCACAATGGATTTCTCCCCCTGAAGCTGCATGGCGAATATATGGTTTTGCAATAGCCGAGCTAAAACCCGCCGTTATTCAATTGCAAGTGCATTTGGAAAATTcccaatatataaatttttatggacaTGAAAGAATAATTCATATTGTTAGTAGGGAAGAAGCATGTCGTACCATGTTGACAGAATTCTTTTCTATGAATTTAGCAAATGAATATGCGAAAATGATGAATTTGCTTTATGTTGAATTCCCTTGCCATTTTGTTTGGTGCAAATCAACAAAGTCTTGGAAGCCAAGGAAACAACTGAAGGTCATCGGTAGGCTTGTAACTGTTAACCCAACTGAAGGAGAACGATACTATTTGCAAATGTTGTTGATGAACGTAAGGGCACCCACATCGTTTGAATCCTTAAAAACTGTTAATGGTTACTTTGCTGAAACTTTCCGTGAGGCAGCTGAAAAACTCGGCCTTCTATCTGGAGATTCAATCATTGAACAATCACTAGATGAAGCGTTGCTATTCCAAATGCCATCGAGTTTGAGGAAGTTATTTGCAATGCTTCTGATCTTTTGTGATCTTTCAAATCCTCGTTCACTTTGgataaaatacaaatcttaCATGTGCCAAGACTTCTTAAGGAATGGATTGCACACGATTGATGAAAGTGAATCATTAGTCCTCAAGTTGATTGCAAACAACTTGCACAAAATGGGCAAAAACTTATATGATTACAACTTGGTTGATACGTTTACTGAACTTGATATAGCAACAACAATGACTCATGAAATAATGTATGAGCGAAGTTTGGAAGTTAGCGAGTCTGACTTGGCAGGCGTGCAGAAGTTGAATGCTTGCCAACGTGCAGCATTTGACACTATCATTGAAAATGTCTTTGCGAACAAAGGCGGCATATATTTTGTTGATGGACCAGCAGGGACAGGCAAGACTTTTTTATATCGATGCTTACTGGCGACTGTTAGATCTAGGGGTTTTCTTGCTCTTGCAACTGCAACTTCTGGAATCGCCGCATCAATACTTCCGGGCGGTCGCACTGCACACTCTCGTTTCAAATTGCCACTCGATGGGGATGATAAACACATTTGCAATATAGGCAAACAAATTGCTGAGGCCCGATTACTCAAAGAATGCAAATTAATTCTTTGGGATGAGGCTTCGATGGCAAATCGAAAGATTATTGAGAGTCTTGATACAAGCTTAAAGGATATTATGGAGTGTAATGATTTATTTGGTGGAAAAGTCATTGTATTTGGAGGTGATTTTAGGCAGACACTGCCAATT ACCACCATTAGACGTTCTGTTTGA
- the LOC116007142 gene encoding peroxidase 15-like has product MASFSSLLAMALAISIFLSHSNAQLSSTFYSTTCPNVSSIVSTVIQQALQNDARIGASLIRLHFHDCFVNGCDGSILLDNNGTTILSEKDALPNNNSARGFDVVDNIKTAVENACPGVVSCADILALASESAVSLASGPSWNVLLGRRDSRTANQAGANTSIPAPFESLSNITTKFSNVGLNVNDLVALSGAHTFGRAQCRTFSNRLFNFSNTGSPDPTLNTTYLATLQQVCPQGGSGSTVTNLDPTTPDTFDNNYFSNLQNNRGLLQSDQELFSTSGAATIAIVNSFSANQTAFFQSFVQSMINMGNISPLTGSSGEIRLNCRRPN; this is encoded by the exons ATGGCTTCTTTTTCTTCCCTTTTAGCCATGGCACTCGCCATTTCCATCTTCTTATCTCACTCAAATGCTCAGCTAAGTTCCACTTTTTACTCCACCACTTGCCCTAACGTGTCCTCAATCGTTAGCACCGTGATTCAACAGGCCTTGCAGAACGATGCTCGCATCGGTGCCAGTCTCATTCGCCTCCATTTTCACGACTGCTTCGTTAAT GGGTGTGATGGTTCAATTTTGTTAGACAACAATGGAACAACAATTTTAAGTGAGAAAGATGCACTCCCAAACAATAACTCCGCTAGGGGTTTCGATGTTGTTGACAACATTAAGACCGCAGTTGAGAATGCCTGTCCCGGTGTCGTCTCTTGTGCTGATATTTTAGCTCTCGCTTCCGAATCTGCAGTTTCTTTG GCTAGTGGTCCTTCATGGAATGTCTTGTTAGGGAGAAGAGACAGCAGAACAGCAAACCAAGCAGGAGCTAACACTAGCATTCCTGCTCCCTTTGAAAGCTTAAGCAACATTACCACAAAGTTTTCTAACGTTGGATTGAATGTTAATGATCTTGTAGCATTATCTG GTGCTCATACCTTTGGACGCGCACAATGTCGTACATTTAGCAACCGGTTATTCAACTTTAGCAACACGGGCAGTCCTGATCCCACCTTAAACACAACCTACTTAGCCACTTTACAACAAGTTTGTCCACAGGGCGGGTCTGGATCTACCGTGACCAACCTCGACCCGACAACCCCGGACACCTTCGACAACAATTATTTCTCAAACTTGCAGAACAACCGTGGGCTTCTGCAATCAGATCAGGAGTTGTTCTCAACATCTGGGGCTGCAACCATTGCCATTGTCAACAGTTTCAGTGCAAACCAAACTGCCTTCTTTCAGAGCTTTGTCCAATCCATGATCAATATGGGAAACATTAGCCCTTTAACTGGGTCCAGTGGAGAGATTAGGTTAAACTGTAGGAGACCTAATTAA
- the LOC116006300 gene encoding uncharacterized protein LOC116006300, producing MRIRKRFPQPSDPQLNLSVMAVQRRQLARESPIILPPPPSAAATACCSPPPPPHPPIPPPDHPAPTRIPNPTSVFSGSDSCERKMEQKGLEAVKEEEEEDDERITTGGNDSKKDGISIALQDSFISQPFSSFHQDGRWCGGEREVPLKKRRGNGFEKYVVGKETTNKPPKMKSKTNKKCVQETGNSGDHGAAAAADCGGGYRYDAVKKSKRGSEIVEGSRCSRVNGRGWRCCQQTLVGYSLCEHHLGKGRLRSVNAVKNRQMGVSTNAKTKPHNAEESAERSWDSSKEKPLLLENSDDDDDDDDDDNNEREKPCSGAKKRVKLGMVKARSISSLLGQTDNLVATKAAENEGEMRVN from the exons ATGAGAATCAGGAAGCGGTTTCCTCAGCCGTCAGATCCCCAGCTTAATCTCTCAGTTATGGCGGTGCAACGACGACAGCTGGCACGTGAATCTCCGATAATACTGCCTCCGCCGCCCTCCGCCGCCGCCACGGCCTGCTGCTCTCCGCCGCCTCCGCCTCATCCTCCGATTCCGCCGCCCGATCACCCGGCTCCGACCCGAATCCCGAACCCGACATCGGTTTTCTCCGGCAGCGATTCCTGCGAGCGCAAAATGGAGCAAAAG GGATTGGAGGCGGtcaaagaggaagaagaagaagatgatgagagAATTACTACTGGTGGTAATGATTCAAA GAAAGATGGCATCTCTATTGCACTCCAAGATTCGTTCATCTCCCAACCCTTCTCTTCTTTCCATCAAG ATGGGAGATGgtgtggaggagagagagaggtgcCATTGAAGAAGAGGAGAGGTAATGGGTTTGAAAAATACGTAGTGGGGAAAGAAACAACGAATAAGCCGCCTAAGATGAAGtcgaaaaccaacaaaaaatgcGTGCAGGAAACTGGGAATAGTGGCGATCATggggccgccgccgccgccgactgCGGCGGCGGCTACCGTTATGACGCCGTGAAAAAGAGCAAGAGAGGGAGCGAGATAGTGGAGGGGTCACGGTGCAGCCGAGTTAACGGGAGAGGGTGGCGGTGCTGTCAACAAACGCTCGTCGGGTACTCATTGTGTGAGCATCATTTGGGTAAAGGACGGCTGCGGAGCGTTAACGCCGTCAAGAACCGTCAAATGGGCGTATCCACAAACGCAAAAACCAAGCCCCACAACGCCGAGGAATCTGCGGAAAGATCATGGGATTCCTCGAAAGAGAAACCTTTGTTGTTGGAGAATTCtgacgatgatgatgacgatgatgatgacgatAATAATGAAAGGGAGAAGCCATGTAGCGGTGCTAAGAAGAGGGTGAAGCTTGGAATGGTGAAAGCCAGATCGATCAGCAGTCTTCTTGGACAAACAGACAACCTGGTCGCAACAAAAGCGGCAGAAAACGAAGGCGAAATGAGGGTTAATTaa